GCACTTCGATCTCTTCATTGCTTTCCATTTCGAGAAAATGGAAATTCTTCGACCGCCGGAAATGATAAACCCTTGCAGCAAATTTTTGAGCGGAAATAGTATCCAATCTCTTATACCAGGGAAAATGGTTGTTGAGTATCTGTGAATAGAATTGTATTGCAGCATCACGTTTCCTTCGGAATGGCGCGAGAAGGCTGTCAATAAAGGGTATTGCGGTTAAGGGCATACGAGGTAAAGATAAGGTAAATGGCCAGCTGTTGCAACAAGCAACCCAAAATGCAGGAACAGGCCTGTGCCACAGGATATTTCCAGTTCAGGTTCCCATTTTTCCATTTATACAGAAAAATATTTGATTGAAAATTTGGAGCAGAAAAACTTCATCGTACATTAGTCTACCTTTTAGTAGACTAATGTCTTTTATACTCACATACCGGTAATTACAGGACTTTGCTGTCTCCAAAAGCTGTTCAGTCTGAATTCAGCCTCCTGGTGGTGTTGTAGCTGACCATATTCCCGCAAGACAGTCAATCAAATCAACACACCAATCTCAATTTTATGCGTGCGTCAACCAATAAGGTATTTTACCTGGGTGAAAATTTATCCCGGGAACAGCTTGATTTTTTCAATCAATATGGTTTCATACATTTCCGCAATTTCATCGATAAAGAAACACTTCACAGAGTATGCAGGAAGTAAATGATGTACAGGAATATCTTATCTCCAACAATATCGACAAGGTAAATGGCATCCCCCTCAAATTCGGGCAGGACACGGATGGCAAACTATTGATACAACGGATCGCATTCGCGTCCCAATACAGCCGGTTCCTTAGTGGATTGCTGAAAGACCGCGGTTCTCACCATCATCAAGCTCCTTCCCCTTTCAAAGGAAGAATTGGAGAATTCGAGAAAGATGGACTGGTAGTGAATCATTATGTGAATACTGTCAACAGTGCCTACAACCGCCTCGGCTGGCATACAGACAGTCCACGGGATCTCTTTCTTGGCAGCAGGATATTGCCGATGTTGAATGTTGGGCTTCATCTGGACAACTGCCCTTCGAGAATGGCGGGCTAAGGGTACTACCGGGCACGCACACCCAAAATCTGTTCAGGTTATTATTCCGGAAAAAATATTTCATTGATAACCGTCCGGATAAGAACGAAGTTGGATTCGATATTCAGGCGGGCGATCTGACAGTTCATGATGGCCGGCTTTGGCATCGCGTACAGCAGTCAGCGTTTGAAGGAGAGGCCAGCCGGCGCAGGGTAATCTATATTCCAATTGTGACAGGGGCTTATCAACCCAAAGATGCCAACAGCGCAACTCCTTTCTATCACAAATTGGCGAAACTGAAAAAGAATCCCAACGGCAGGATCAACTGGTCGCTCTCCGAAGGCAAGACAGCAGTGGCTCAAAAGAAAATTGCCTGATCATAAAAAAATTGACAAATGAGTTATGCATTGATCACAGGTGCAGCAAAAGGTATCGGGAAATCGATCGCTACGGAATTGGCCAAAAGGAATTATTCATTATTGCTGACGGATTTTGATGAAGCAAATCTCATCGCCACTTCAGAAAACCTGCACAGGAAGTTCGGACTGGATGTACGGTATTTTGTGCTGGACCTGACCACATCCGACGCTGCTGCACAATTACTGGCATGGTCGCACCCCTTCCATCAGCAATTGAAAGTGGTGGTAAATAATGCCGGGTATGGATTGAATGGTGCATTTGAAACATTGGGCCTGGAAGAACAATTTGGCATTATTGATGTGAACATCAAAGCACAGTTGGCTATTACACATCACTTCCTGCCGGTACTGAAGCAGTTGAAGAAATCCTATTTGCTGAATGTTTGCAGCACTACTGCTTACCAGCCTGTGCCCTACCTGGCAGTATATGCCGCGAGTAAAGCATTTGTTCTCTCGTTCAATAAAAGTTTGAAACATGAGCTCCGCAATACCCGGGTTTCACTCAGCTACCTGAGTCCCGGTGCAACGGATACTGCATTTGTAGTGAGAGCCCGCATGAAGGCGCATACACTGAAAACCGCTACCCGCTTCAATATGACGGCAGATGAAGTAGGAGCAATTGCGGTGCGGGGATTGTTCAAAGGAAAAGAAGAGATCGTACCAGGTTTCTGAACAAACTGAATTCAGTATTGCCAAAATTCTTTCCGGTATCATTTGTGAGAAAGATCGCTGCTTCCATCTATGAAGAAAAACAAGAAAAAGAAACAGCTGCAACAACAACATCATCATTGAAACAGGCCGGCCCGGAAATTCAATAATCAATATCCAGCCTTATGCTTTTTATTATTCTGTACGCACTTTTTAGAAGATATCGATCGGGAAGAAAGATTGCTCTTTCCTCTCATTAAATTCAAATAAAAATCCCCATCCGGGGATTTTTATGCGTTTTGCAACGGGGACAGATCCTAAAACTGTACAACCGGCGTTTTCATATCATGATAGAACATTACCTGCCAATGCTCCGCAATGGCGCTTCTCTCCCATTGCTGGCGCAATTCCTTTGCTTTTTTGCCATCATAATCTGTTTTGTAAGCAATGGGCATTTTCAGGTATGATTTCAATGGCAGGTTATCCGCACCATAGAAAGCTGTCTCGCTGTTATTGCGTATCCAGAAAGATTGATGGAAGGGAGAATGACCACCGGTTACTTCATATGAGATCTCATCGGTGACCTGGCCTTTATCATCATTCATCCAAACGATATTCGGCAGGAGATGAAGTTTTTCTAAAAGTGGAATATAGTAAGAAGGATTTTCCTTTTGTTGCAAAGCAAAATTCAGTTCACGTTGCTGGATATAGATCTTTGCCTCAGGAAAGTTGCAATGGAATGAATGTTCATCCACATGCCCCAATCCATCGGCATGATCTTTATGAAGATGGGATAGTAAGATCTTTGTGATTTGCTCTGGCCGGATATTCTCTTTTTCCAGGCATTGATAGATCAAAGGTGTGTTATGATGGAAAAGTCTGATTCCGGTATCCAGTAAGGTATAATCATTTTCCGTGATCACCAGGAATGGCGTAACAGCCATTTTGGAATATTCCACTTTTTCGCCTTCTTTCAATAATGTAAACTCCTTGATCTTATTTACTGCGTAATTCCCTTCTTTTATCGGAATGATCTTCATACAATATTTTTTGCGCAGGTGATACTAATGGACCGGCGCAGCAAAAATACCGCTATTAATGGTAATCAGTCCGATCACATTCCGAATATACGCTGATGATCATTCAAGCCCAGCACCAGCGCCTGCTGCAACTGTCTTACTTCCAGGTCACCGATCGATTCTTCCATCAGGAATCTGCCATCTTTCAGGGAAAGGATATTATTACCGAAGAGTAATTTTTCCAGGTCGCCGTTCATGACGGTAATGCGATAAAGTCCATTGGTGCTTTTCTTCCAGATGTTGGCAATGGCCTTATAGAACCGTTGTTTGTAGTGGAAACCGAAAACTAACATATCTGTCATCACACATTGGATTAATAAGTTGATACAATGGCAGATAGTTTGGAGAATTACATGAAATCTGTAATTGAGCGGTAAAAATATCCTTTTTATTGGATTAATAATGATAACAGGAAAAAAGTAAATATTCATTAACATACTCATGAAAAAGCATGTATATTTCGATAAGCGATTCCTTAAACTGCAATCTCTGGTAACAGGCTATGAATTTCTGGAGGTATAACACATTAGAGAGATAAAAAAACAAGATCTATGAGTTTCTTTTTTGCTTCAAAAAAATTCAAGGAGCCGCTAAATACTGCAGTGTATACTACTGTTCATGTAATGAAGGAAGATAGTCCGATCGTACTCGTAACTCACGAGTTGGATGGACACTGGCAATTCCTGGGGAGTGATCGAATTGTTTGTTGAAGACAATCCAGAAAAGTTCCTTTTGGAATGTTTGGGTATCTGTTTCAGAAGCGGATTACGTGAGAATGGAAGAATTGTGGGAAGATGAAAACAGGGTTTTGGAAAAACCTTATGAAGGTAAACTGGAAACGCAAGTAGAATTGTACAATAAAATAAGGATACAAAAAAACCCGCCTGACAGCGGGTTTCTTCATATAGGGAATGTTCGCTTATTTCAATCCAAGCACTTTCACGCCTTGTTCAAAAGTGATGTCTACAGGAATTCCTTTTTGCTGAAGTTTGTTCAGGTCTGCCTGCAGATCAGGGCGCACCACTGCTTTTTCTTTCATCAATGTTTCCACTGCGGGTTTATCGCCATTTCCCTGCAGGGTGAGGATCAGATTGCTGAGGCCATTCATCGCATCGCGGAACTTAGCCATGTCCACTTTGTAATGTCCATCCTGTGTTTTTACAAAAGCACCTTTTTCTTCAAAATAATTGAAGGCAAGCATATTGGCTTTACCATGCGCCTCCCCTGCTCCGAAACGAACAGAGCGAAGGATACCTGCCATGAAAGTAGTGTAATAATTTTCGATCGGACCAGGCAGTTCGCCCATCTCCACCAGTTTGGTAACCATGTACAGTCCGAGAATATCGGCCTTTGCTTCTTCCAGCCAGGAACCTTGTTCCTGCAATGCAGAACGTACAGTTCCTTTTCCGTCAACAGTATTCTTGATACCAAGTCCGTGTGCTACTTCATGGAACATTACATTGGAGAAGAAGGCATCAAACTGTACCTGGCCGAGCTGTGATGGATCGATCAGGTCTTTTGCGATGGGCAACAGGATCTGGTCGAACTTGGCTTTCATGGCATTTTTGAGTTGTGAGCGGCGCGTGCCTTTTGTTTTCTGCAGTTCTTCGCTGTTAGGCAGATTCACCGCGATGGTCTTACCACCGGAGTTGCAATGACCGGCATAATAGATAACATCGTATGCGTTTAACTGTGAGGAGGTACCAGGTACTTCTTTTTTGTATTTTTCGTCCACTGGCAACCCTTTCTGCAAAGCAGGCAACATCGATACATATTTTTCCAGCTTTTTGCTCCACACTTTGTCCTTCACGAGAATATACGCTTCATAAGCATTCCGGGAATTGTACAACTGGTCTTCATAATTCTCGATGGGCCCGATGATCACATCCAGTCCATTATCTTTCATATCCATCCATGCAATATCACTGGGCTTGAAATTATCGGTGATCAGCGCTTCGGAACGCAGCTCCAGGTATTTTTTGAGACCGGGCTCTTCCGCCAGTGCAGCAGCCTGTTTCAGCAGTTCTGATGCGCGTTTCAAAGGCTCCTGGTAAAATTGATGGTAGGGAATGGCGATGAGCTTTCCGGCACTGTCGCGGCGGATCACGGAATATTCTCCGTGTTTATCTTTTACATCTGATTTTTCCAGTTCTTCCTTGGTCATATCTGCCGGATAAAAGCCAGCGCCATGCGATTTTGCACCATAGCCGGCGATAAATGGCGTATCGCTATTGAGCTTATCCCAGGGACCATAATTGATGCGTGCAAATTCACGACTGGCAGAATCTGTAATCGAATTCAGAAGACTGTCTTTATTACCATAGGATTGTTGCCAGTACAATTCATCCATGATATCCGCCGCTTCGATCAGCAAAGGGATCATTTGTTTTTCTTTTTCGGAAAGTGCGCTGAGATCAGCGGTGAGCTTAACCGGGGCATAACCCGCGAGGCGCTGTGCTGCGTACTGCTGGAGCGGATCTTTCACTGTTTTCTTTTCCTGTTCACCATTGTTGTTGCAAGCTGCTATCGGCAGCAGTGAACCGAACAAAATTGATTTCAGAATGGACTGCATATCGTTGATGGTTTTTTCGGTGAGAAAGGGCAAATGTAAAGAATTCATCATTCTTTATTGTACCTGTGGAATATTACTTATCTTTAAAAGACTATTACGATTTATCCCGCAGTTTGTATCCTACCGTTCCCTCCCATTTCAATTAAGTCCTTCTATAATCCGGCACACATCATTTGGCTATTCCATAGCTAACCAATCGTCTTATGATCTTTTCTGTACCTGACAGGACATTTCCATTTTTTCACCATTAACCTTCAGTATGAAAAAGATTACGATCGTATGCCTGCTGGCAACAGCCAGCTTTGTTGCAGCTTGTCACAAAATCGATCTGCCTCACAAAAAGCGTTGCCAGATCAGCAGCATTGAAGACATCTATCATCCAAGCCCCATCACTACTACCGATCGCGTCACGCGTTATGCCTACAACAAACAAAGATTGCTGGATTCACTAACAGTACAGCCAATCACCGGGACCCAGCCACCACAAAACGTCAGGATCACTTATAACAATCAGGGCAAACCGATTGGATTGACAGGTCCCGCGGGCACTTACAAACTCATCTACCAGAATGGACGAGTTTCGAAAGCAGAGCAATTGGGAACCGATGGCCTGTACCAGACGCTTTACACTTTTATATATGATACGCAGGGACGTATCACAGAACGTCAGGCAGCTACCAGTGCGCTGCGATTTGAATATGAGGGTACATCAAAAAATTTCAAGCGCAGATTGGATCTTCAGATCACTCGTCCGGGAGGTCCGCTGGAATTATTCATGGCCTATGAATACAATTACGACGATAAAGTAAATCCAATGCTCACATGGCCTAATATATCACTGCTACCTTTTTACTTTGATATCGTTGCGGGAACCGGCCGCCAGTTTGAACCTATTCCAGACAACAACTGGACACGCCAGAACGTAACATCGAGTTTCAGGGGAGCACAACTTCAATTCAGGGAATATCTGTATACCTATCAATATGATGATGTATACCCGGTCAAATATGAATTGCTGCTGTTAACCAGTAATCCATTTATTCCCAGAGTTGATACTACAAGAGGTACAACCCGTTTCTTCTACAACTGCGAAGGGAAGAATGGGCATTCAAAATATTGACGCATTTGCAATTGAATAACCCAAATAAAAACGCCTTCAAATCTAATGACTTGAAGGCGTTTGATTTCTGCGGACTGGACGGGACTCGAACCCGCGACCTCCGCCGTGACAGGGCGGCATTCTAACCAACTGAACTACCAATCCATTTGCGGAGCGCAAAGATAAGGGGATCGATTTCAATTTCCATTTTTTTTTGAGAAAAAAACTATCATTGCATTCTGATGAATCTGACAAAGTCATTCCATAAAACCAGGATCGCTCCTACGCCCAGTGGTTTTCTCCACCTGGGCAATGCATTCTCATTCATTCTCACCACAGTCCTGGCCAGAAAAACTGGTGCGTCCATTTTGTTACGCATCGATGATATGGACCAGGCACGCGCCCAGGATGAGTACATCCGGGACATTTTCGATCTGCTGGAATTCCTTGAACTGCCCTGGGACGAAGGCCCGCGAAACCTTAAAGAATTCAGAGAAAAATTCTCGCAGGTACACCGGTTGTCCATCTACCAGGAAATGCTGCAGCAACTTGTATCGCAGGGAAAGATCTTCGCCTGTAATTGCTCACGTTCACAACTGCAGCAGTCCGCGCCTGACGGCAACTATCCCGGCACCTGCATAGCTGCCGGTTATGCGCTGAACAGTCCTGATATGAACTGGCGATTGCACACAAACGGCAATGCCAGCTTCCCTCTCCATTGCCTGGAGACCAATACCATCACCGCCACCCTGCCACCCAACATGAACCATTTCGTTGTCAGGAAAAAAGATGGTATGCCCGCTTATCAGCTTGCATCAGTGGCAGACGATA
This portion of the Pseudobacter ginsenosidimutans genome encodes:
- a CDS encoding zinc-dependent peptidase; protein product: MPLTAIPFIDSLLAPFRRKRDAAIQFYSQILNNHFPWYKRLDTISAQKFAARVYHFRRSKNFHFLEMESNEEIEVLVSAAAVQLTFGLPEYNYGFFEDIYIIKGAYTYG
- a CDS encoding SDR family NAD(P)-dependent oxidoreductase, giving the protein MSYALITGAAKGIGKSIATELAKRNYSLLLTDFDEANLIATSENLHRKFGLDVRYFVLDLTTSDAAAQLLAWSHPFHQQLKVVVNNAGYGLNGAFETLGLEEQFGIIDVNIKAQLAITHHFLPVLKQLKKSYLLNVCSTTAYQPVPYLAVYAASKAFVLSFNKSLKHELRNTRVSLSYLSPGATDTAFVVRARMKAHTLKTATRFNMTADEVGAIAVRGLFKGKEEIVPGF
- a CDS encoding MBL fold metallo-hydrolase; amino-acid sequence: MKIIPIKEGNYAVNKIKEFTLLKEGEKVEYSKMAVTPFLVITENDYTLLDTGIRLFHHNTPLIYQCLEKENIRPEQITKILLSHLHKDHADGLGHVDEHSFHCNFPEAKIYIQQRELNFALQQKENPSYYIPLLEKLHLLPNIVWMNDDKGQVTDEISYEVTGGHSPFHQSFWIRNNSETAFYGADNLPLKSYLKMPIAYKTDYDGKKAKELRQQWERSAIAEHWQVMFYHDMKTPVVQF
- a CDS encoding dipeptidyl-peptidase 3 family protein, which encodes MQSILKSILFGSLLPIAACNNNGEQEKKTVKDPLQQYAAQRLAGYAPVKLTADLSALSEKEKQMIPLLIEAADIMDELYWQQSYGNKDSLLNSITDSASREFARINYGPWDKLNSDTPFIAGYGAKSHGAGFYPADMTKEELEKSDVKDKHGEYSVIRRDSAGKLIAIPYHQFYQEPLKRASELLKQAAALAEEPGLKKYLELRSEALITDNFKPSDIAWMDMKDNGLDVIIGPIENYEDQLYNSRNAYEAYILVKDKVWSKKLEKYVSMLPALQKGLPVDEKYKKEVPGTSSQLNAYDVIYYAGHCNSGGKTIAVNLPNSEELQKTKGTRRSQLKNAMKAKFDQILLPIAKDLIDPSQLGQVQFDAFFSNVMFHEVAHGLGIKNTVDGKGTVRSALQEQGSWLEEAKADILGLYMVTKLVEMGELPGPIENYYTTFMAGILRSVRFGAGEAHGKANMLAFNYFEEKGAFVKTQDGHYKVDMAKFRDAMNGLSNLILTLQGNGDKPAVETLMKEKAVVRPDLQADLNKLQQKGIPVDITFEQGVKVLGLK
- a CDS encoding glutamate--tRNA ligase family protein, producing MNLTKSFHKTRIAPTPSGFLHLGNAFSFILTTVLARKTGASILLRIDDMDQARAQDEYIRDIFDLLEFLELPWDEGPRNLKEFREKFSQVHRLSIYQEMLQQLVSQGKIFACNCSRSQLQQSAPDGNYPGTCIAAGYALNSPDMNWRLHTNGNASFPLHCLETNTITATLPPNMNHFVVRKKDGMPAYQLASVADDIHFGIDLIVRGLDLRPSSIAQRYLSNQLPPNIFQEAIFFHHDLLNDEKGEKLSKSAGSTSIQYLRKNGKKKEDIYRLLAKLTGLPEKEIHNWQTFGEAFFANEG